A portion of the Mycobacterium paraseoulense genome contains these proteins:
- a CDS encoding LysR family transcriptional regulator has protein sequence MDALRSGRVELRHLRAFEAVARLKSFTQAAAELRITQPALSRTIRQLEDALGVTLVDRTSRHVGTTRAGRTFLDHVERVLAELERAFGAVRRQASIGLGFSWLLPDPWAQDTVARFERATGTTVKLVRTDDALSAVQQGRVDVAVVRGRVTSTAVRVVHLFDETRVAVCSVHSPLATRSELAWAEVPRWPLVVNTASGTTGPWSWPAGEGPKTIVETANFDEWLESVAADRGIGVIPDVAVRRNIHPGVRFVALRGAPRSPVSLAFLPRARNAVLRRFVEAALESVQASAETV, from the coding sequence ATGGACGCGTTGCGTAGTGGCAGGGTCGAGTTGCGCCACCTGCGCGCGTTCGAGGCGGTCGCACGGCTGAAGTCGTTCACTCAGGCCGCCGCCGAACTGCGCATCACCCAACCGGCGCTGAGCCGCACCATCCGCCAGCTGGAGGACGCGCTCGGCGTGACGCTCGTGGATCGCACGTCGCGCCACGTCGGGACGACCCGGGCCGGGCGGACGTTCCTGGATCACGTCGAGCGGGTCCTCGCGGAGCTGGAGCGCGCGTTCGGCGCCGTACGCCGGCAGGCGAGCATCGGCCTCGGGTTCAGCTGGTTGCTTCCCGATCCGTGGGCACAGGACACCGTCGCCCGTTTCGAGCGGGCCACCGGCACGACGGTCAAGCTGGTGCGCACCGACGACGCGTTGAGCGCTGTGCAGCAGGGCAGGGTCGACGTCGCCGTCGTGCGTGGGCGGGTGACGTCAACCGCCGTGCGGGTGGTGCACCTGTTCGACGAGACCCGGGTGGCCGTGTGTTCGGTCCACTCGCCGCTGGCCACCAGGTCCGAGTTGGCCTGGGCCGAGGTGCCGCGCTGGCCGTTGGTCGTCAACACCGCCAGCGGGACCACCGGGCCGTGGTCGTGGCCGGCGGGCGAGGGGCCGAAAACCATTGTGGAGACTGCTAATTTCGATGAGTGGCTGGAATCCGTGGCGGCGGATCGGGGCATCGGTGTGATCCCCGACGTCGCGGTCCGGCGCAACATCCACCCGGGTGTCCGGTTCGTCGCTCTGCGCGGGGCCCCGCGGAGCCCGGTCTCGCTGGCGTTTCTGCCCCGCGCCCGCAACGCGGTGCTGCGCCGCTTCGTCGAGGCGGCCCTCGAAAGCGTGCAGGCGTCCGCCGAAACCGTGTGA
- a CDS encoding TetR/AcrR family transcriptional regulator has translation MSAPTNRHELRRRSTHEALREAALKSFARKGFTNVTVTELARAAGVTERTFFRHFPTKEAVLFRDYETQLDWLAEALAARPAAEPIFEAVLASVAAFPHDLEVVRQAATARAELISAERIAGHLRVVQASFAHVLTDFVRDRNPGVPNIDLLAEVTGSALAAALVVTVENWGRNGCAGDLGELVASSLALLRSGFDFPPPPSAPPSSASPSR, from the coding sequence ATGAGCGCGCCGACGAACCGCCATGAGCTACGCCGACGATCGACGCACGAGGCGCTGCGCGAAGCGGCATTGAAAAGCTTTGCGCGCAAGGGATTCACCAATGTCACGGTGACCGAGCTGGCCCGTGCGGCCGGCGTCACCGAACGGACCTTCTTCCGCCACTTCCCCACCAAGGAGGCGGTGCTCTTCCGGGACTACGAGACGCAGCTGGATTGGCTGGCCGAGGCGCTGGCCGCCCGCCCCGCCGCCGAGCCGATCTTCGAAGCGGTGCTCGCGAGCGTCGCGGCCTTCCCACACGACCTCGAAGTCGTCCGCCAGGCGGCGACGGCCCGCGCCGAGCTGATCAGCGCGGAGCGCATCGCCGGTCACCTGCGGGTCGTGCAAGCGTCCTTCGCGCACGTGCTGACCGACTTCGTCCGGGACCGCAACCCGGGCGTGCCGAACATCGATCTGCTCGCCGAGGTCACCGGTTCAGCCCTGGCCGCCGCCCTGGTTGTGACGGTGGAGAATTGGGGCCGCAACGGCTGCGCCGGCGATCTCGGTGAACTGGTGGCGTCCAGCCTGGCGCTGCTGCGCTCGGGCTTCGATTTCCCGCCACCGCCTTCCGCTCCCCCTTCGTCGGCCTCCCCTTCGCGCTGA
- a CDS encoding phytoene desaturase family protein, whose amino-acid sequence MSDYDAIVVGAGHNGLTAAAVLQRGGLRTLCLEANTYAGGMAATVELIDGFRYEIAGSVQFPTASRITKDLGLDTLPTVEPEVMSTNIGDHGEEPMVFYRDPMQLMTHLGDKHGIEAVTGMAELIGWSQGPAKALGRFDVRTPPKTLDEMYACAANDAERRAIHEMLFGSAMDVIDRYLPDKDKHAVMRGMLAFLAINSTYRGPYTPGSATCLAFALAVPDDSTAMMTKLKGGIGALTEHLRELFVAHGGEIRFRAKVDQILVDHGAVTGVRLRDGSTITAPIVVSNLAPDVTVTDLIAPEHVPAELLSRLSGRDHRASFVQIHFALDGLPEFAAPYEFLNEEGMQQSVGIFGAPEEQQLHWENCRRGIVPDNPSMGMQIPSVHDPSMAPPGKHAASAYAYAFPVEVDRHDHGRLKTEMAQRVIEKITRLAPNFEDIVIRHITFAPYHMNTMFGAPAGDFCHGLLHPDLMGPNRPGPKGFLDFPIPIDGLYLGGAGCHGGPGITFTPGYNAGYQALDDMA is encoded by the coding sequence ATGTCGGACTATGACGCGATCGTCGTGGGAGCGGGCCACAACGGCTTGACCGCGGCCGCGGTGCTGCAGCGCGGCGGCCTGCGCACGCTGTGCCTGGAAGCCAACACCTATGCGGGGGGCATGGCGGCGACCGTCGAATTGATCGACGGCTTCCGGTACGAGATCGCCGGTTCCGTCCAGTTCCCGACGGCGAGCCGGATCACCAAGGACCTCGGGCTGGACACGCTGCCCACGGTGGAGCCGGAGGTGATGTCCACCAACATCGGCGACCACGGCGAGGAGCCGATGGTCTTCTACCGCGACCCGATGCAGCTGATGACGCACCTGGGCGACAAGCACGGCATCGAAGCCGTCACTGGCATGGCCGAACTGATCGGGTGGAGCCAGGGGCCGGCAAAGGCCCTGGGCCGCTTCGATGTCCGCACACCGCCCAAGACGCTCGACGAGATGTATGCCTGCGCGGCCAACGACGCCGAGCGCCGCGCCATCCACGAAATGCTGTTCGGGTCGGCGATGGACGTCATCGACCGCTACCTGCCCGACAAGGACAAGCACGCGGTCATGCGGGGGATGCTCGCGTTTCTCGCGATCAACTCGACCTACCGCGGCCCCTACACGCCGGGCAGCGCCACGTGCCTGGCGTTCGCCCTGGCCGTGCCCGACGACAGCACGGCCATGATGACCAAACTCAAGGGCGGCATCGGCGCGCTCACCGAACACCTGCGTGAGCTCTTCGTCGCCCACGGCGGCGAGATCCGCTTCCGGGCCAAGGTGGACCAGATTCTCGTGGATCACGGCGCGGTGACCGGGGTGCGGCTACGCGACGGGTCGACGATCACCGCGCCGATCGTGGTGTCCAACCTCGCGCCGGACGTCACGGTCACCGACCTCATCGCACCGGAACACGTTCCGGCCGAGCTGCTTTCGCGGCTTTCCGGCCGCGACCACCGGGCCAGCTTCGTACAGATCCACTTCGCCCTTGACGGCCTGCCCGAATTCGCCGCGCCGTATGAGTTCTTGAACGAAGAGGGCATGCAGCAGTCGGTCGGAATTTTCGGCGCCCCGGAGGAACAACAGCTGCACTGGGAGAATTGCCGGCGGGGCATCGTGCCGGACAACCCGTCGATGGGAATGCAGATCCCGTCCGTGCACGATCCGAGCATGGCGCCGCCCGGTAAGCACGCCGCCAGCGCGTACGCGTACGCCTTCCCCGTCGAAGTCGACCGGCACGACCACGGACGACTCAAAACCGAAATGGCACAACGCGTTATCGAGAAGATCACCCGGTTGGCCCCCAACTTCGAGGACATCGTGATCCGCCACATCACTTTCGCGCCCTACCACATGAACACGATGTTCGGGGCGCCCGCCGGCGACTTCTGTCACGGCCTGCTGCACCCGGACCTGATGGGACCCAACAGGCCCGGGCCCAAGGGATTCCTCGACTTCCCGATTCCCATCGACGGCCTCTACCTCGGCGGCGCGGGATGCCACGGCGGCCCGGGTATCACGTTCACGCCCGGCTACAACGCCGGCTATCAGGCCCTCGACGATATGGCCTGA
- a CDS encoding YbhB/YbcL family Raf kinase inhibitor-like protein: MESTSARSRQRIASVIGGLAMVGAVAGCGGHGDTRMTAPSTPKVTTLGRTVAAAPAGAPLTIGSPAFADGAPIPVRYTCKGANIAPPLAWSAPLGAALVVDDPDAVNGLYVHWVVTGIAPGPGSTTDGQTPAGATTLPNTAGQPAYQGPCPPAGTGTHHYRFTLYQLPNDYGLPAGLAGVQAATTIAAAATAQARLTGTFGG; encoded by the coding sequence ATGGAATCGACAAGCGCGCGCAGCCGTCAACGGATCGCATCGGTCATCGGCGGGCTGGCGATGGTCGGGGCCGTGGCCGGTTGCGGTGGGCACGGCGACACCCGCATGACGGCGCCGTCGACGCCGAAGGTGACCACACTCGGGCGGACCGTCGCGGCCGCACCCGCCGGCGCGCCGTTGACCATCGGCAGCCCGGCGTTCGCCGACGGCGCGCCGATCCCCGTGCGGTACACCTGCAAGGGGGCCAACATAGCGCCGCCACTGGCGTGGTCGGCGCCGCTGGGCGCGGCGCTCGTGGTCGACGACCCCGACGCCGTCAACGGGCTCTACGTGCACTGGGTCGTGACCGGAATCGCGCCGGGTCCCGGCAGCACCACCGACGGTCAGACGCCGGCCGGGGCGACCACGCTGCCCAACACCGCCGGACAGCCCGCATACCAAGGCCCCTGCCCGCCGGCGGGAACCGGCACGCATCATTACCGGTTCACCCTGTACCAGCTCCCCAACGACTACGGGCTGCCCGCCGGCCTCGCCGGCGTCCAGGCGGCGACAACGATCGCCGCCGCAGCGACCGCGCAGGCCCGGCTCACCGGTACCTTCGGCGGCTGA
- a CDS encoding SRPBCC family protein: MAVTESREVVIEATPDEILDVLFDIESLPEWSSVHQKVEVLERDDQGHPTRSKQVVKLVGVSDEQELAYTVHDDGVSWTLVKAKQQRAQDGRYTLTPDGDSTKVSFDLTVDLLMPVPGFLVKRGSKSLMDTATKGLRKRVLELKKRGS, translated from the coding sequence ATGGCTGTCACCGAATCCCGCGAGGTCGTCATCGAAGCGACACCGGATGAGATCCTGGATGTGCTGTTCGACATCGAGTCGCTGCCGGAGTGGTCCTCGGTCCATCAAAAGGTGGAGGTCCTCGAGCGGGACGATCAGGGCCACCCCACCCGGTCGAAGCAAGTGGTCAAACTCGTCGGGGTCAGCGACGAGCAGGAGCTGGCATACACGGTCCACGACGACGGCGTGAGCTGGACCCTGGTGAAGGCCAAACAGCAACGCGCGCAGGATGGCCGTTACACGCTGACGCCCGACGGCGACTCCACCAAGGTGAGCTTCGATCTCACCGTTGACCTGTTGATGCCGGTGCCCGGGTTCTTGGTCAAGCGCGGGTCCAAGAGCCTCATGGACACCGCCACCAAGGGCCTGCGGAAACGGGTACTGGAGTTGAAGAAGCGCGGCTCGTAG
- a CDS encoding synaptic vesicle VAT-1 family membrane protein, with product MRAVVITKRGGPSVLRVQQRPDPPPPGPGQLRVAVRAAGVNFADHLARVGMYPDAPKLPAIVGYEVAGTVEAVGAGVDPGRVGDRVLAGTRFGGYAEIVNVAAGDSVPLPAGMSFEQGAAVPVNYATAWAALHGYGSLRPGERVLVHAAAGGVGIAAIQFAKAAGAQVHGTASPAKHRKLAELGVDRTIDYRRDGWWEGLEPYDLVLDALGGTSLRRSYALLRPGGRLVGYGVSNLQHGEKRSLRAAAPHALAMLRGFNLIDQLSESKAVIGLNMLRLWDDRGTLEPWITPLAKALDDGTIAPVVHAVVPFDEAPEAHRILAARENVGKVVLVP from the coding sequence ATGCGCGCAGTCGTCATCACCAAGCGCGGCGGTCCGTCGGTGCTGCGGGTTCAGCAGCGGCCCGATCCTCCGCCGCCGGGCCCCGGGCAGTTGCGGGTTGCGGTGCGCGCGGCGGGCGTGAACTTCGCCGATCACCTCGCCCGCGTCGGCATGTACCCCGATGCGCCGAAACTCCCCGCGATCGTGGGCTACGAAGTAGCGGGGACGGTCGAGGCCGTTGGCGCCGGTGTCGATCCCGGCCGCGTCGGCGACCGGGTGCTGGCGGGCACCCGGTTCGGCGGCTACGCCGAGATCGTCAACGTGGCCGCCGGCGACTCCGTTCCGCTGCCGGCCGGGATGAGCTTCGAACAGGGCGCCGCCGTTCCTGTCAACTACGCGACCGCGTGGGCCGCGCTGCACGGTTACGGTTCGCTGCGCCCCGGCGAACGGGTGCTGGTGCACGCCGCGGCCGGCGGGGTCGGCATCGCGGCCATTCAGTTCGCCAAGGCCGCCGGGGCGCAGGTGCACGGCACCGCGTCGCCCGCCAAGCATCGGAAGCTGGCCGAACTGGGGGTGGACCGAACGATCGATTACCGCCGCGACGGCTGGTGGGAGGGCCTGGAACCATACGACCTGGTGCTCGACGCGCTGGGCGGCACGTCGTTACGGCGGTCCTACGCGCTGCTGCGGCCTGGCGGAAGGCTTGTGGGATACGGGGTTTCGAACCTGCAGCACGGGGAGAAGCGCTCGCTGCGGGCCGCGGCTCCGCACGCGCTGGCGATGCTGCGCGGGTTCAACCTGATCGACCAATTGTCGGAGTCCAAGGCCGTGATCGGCCTCAACATGCTGCGGCTGTGGGACGACCGCGGCACTCTCGAGCCGTGGATCACCCCGCTGGCCAAGGCACTCGACGACGGGACGATCGCTCCCGTCGTCCACGCGGTGGTGCCATTCGACGAAGCGCCCGAGGCCCACCGGATCCTGGCGGCCCGCGAGAACGTCGGCAAGGTGGTTCTGGTGCCGTGA
- a CDS encoding SRPBCC family protein — MTKTSMPATIRVDQFVAAPPAKVWRLLTEPALMRLWWAEGEVAAVVGHQFTLDMPGYGKQPCEVLEVEPPHRFVYTFTPAWTLTWRLEPEGDGTRVFLEHSGFDLDDKRMAEAFRRMGAGWSGVVLPRLVDAVDQA, encoded by the coding sequence ATGACGAAGACATCGATGCCCGCGACGATCCGGGTCGATCAGTTCGTGGCGGCCCCGCCGGCGAAGGTGTGGCGATTGTTGACCGAGCCCGCCCTGATGCGGCTGTGGTGGGCCGAGGGCGAAGTGGCGGCGGTGGTCGGACATCAGTTCACCCTCGACATGCCGGGCTACGGCAAGCAGCCATGTGAGGTGCTCGAGGTCGAGCCCCCGCACCGCTTCGTGTATACCTTCACCCCCGCCTGGACGCTCACCTGGCGCCTTGAACCAGAGGGCGACGGTACCCGGGTGTTCCTGGAGCACAGCGGATTTGACCTCGACGACAAGAGGATGGCCGAGGCCTTCCGCCGGATGGGGGCCGGCTGGTCCGGCGTCGTCCTCCCCCGCCTGGTCGACGCCGTCGACCAGGCCTGA
- a CDS encoding ArsR/SmtB family transcription factor, whose translation MASTDRVFLALANPVRRELLEILSRQPLSAGKLCERFDLSRPAVAEHLKVLRDAGLVADEPRGRHRIYHLTAEPLAQLGDWLHPFEKFWRARLAKLAETAEELE comes from the coding sequence GTGGCGAGCACCGACCGCGTCTTTCTCGCGCTGGCCAACCCGGTGCGGCGGGAACTGCTGGAGATCCTGTCCCGCCAGCCACTGTCGGCGGGGAAACTCTGCGAGCGGTTTGACCTCAGCCGCCCCGCGGTCGCCGAGCACCTCAAGGTGCTGCGCGACGCCGGGCTGGTGGCCGACGAGCCGCGGGGCCGCCATCGCATCTACCACCTGACCGCAGAACCGCTGGCGCAGCTCGGTGACTGGCTGCATCCGTTCGAGAAGTTCTGGCGGGCGCGACTGGCCAAACTCGCCGAGACGGCAGAGGAGTTGGAATGA
- a CDS encoding MBL fold metallo-hydrolase, producing the protein MHFAWERLTPSVHRCRLAFCDVTIGLVRGRTGALLVDTGTTLVEADAIDADVRQIAEGPVTHVVLTHKHFDHVLGSSAFGGAEIFCAPDVVEYLSSGVDDLRSHAVSYGADAAEVDRAIAALKPPHRGVYDAVIDLGDRCVTIAHLGRGHTTADLVVIAPGVDGEGDPVVLFTGDLVEESADPYIDADSDVAAWPSTLDRILAVGGPDAIYVPGHGKVVDAGFVRRQRDWLARRAGVDPG; encoded by the coding sequence ATGCACTTCGCCTGGGAGCGGCTGACGCCCAGCGTGCACCGCTGCCGGCTGGCGTTCTGCGACGTCACCATCGGGCTGGTGCGGGGCCGAACCGGGGCGCTGCTCGTCGACACCGGCACCACGCTGGTCGAAGCCGATGCGATCGACGCCGACGTCCGCCAGATCGCGGAAGGACCGGTCACTCATGTGGTGTTGACGCACAAGCACTTCGACCACGTCCTGGGCTCGTCGGCGTTCGGCGGAGCTGAAATTTTTTGTGCGCCCGACGTTGTCGAGTACTTGTCGTCCGGCGTCGATGACCTTCGTTCGCATGCCGTGAGTTACGGCGCGGACGCCGCCGAAGTCGACCGCGCGATCGCGGCATTGAAGCCACCACACCGCGGTGTCTACGACGCGGTTATCGACCTCGGCGACCGGTGCGTGACCATCGCCCACCTGGGTCGGGGACACACGACCGCAGACCTGGTCGTCATTGCGCCTGGCGTCGACGGCGAAGGCGACCCGGTTGTCCTTTTCACCGGTGATCTCGTCGAGGAGTCCGCCGACCCCTATATCGATGCCGATTCCGATGTGGCGGCCTGGCCGTCGACCCTCGATCGGATACTCGCGGTCGGCGGCCCCGATGCCATCTACGTGCCGGGCCACGGGAAAGTGGTCGACGCAGGATTCGTCCGCCGCCAGCGGGATTGGTTGGCCCGACGCGCGGGTGTCGACCCGGGCTGA
- the aceA gene encoding isocitrate lyase ICL2 gives MAIIDSDIEVRTSFEDELAATQRYMDGPRFAGITRLYTARQVVEQRGTIPTDYPVARNAAAAFYDRLRELFAAKKSITTFGPYSPGQAVAMKRMGIEGIYLGGWATSAKGSTTEDPGPDLASYPLSQVPDDAAVLVRALLTADRNQQYQRLNMSEAQRAGTPAYDYRPFIIADADTGHGGDPHVRNLIRRFVEVGVAGYHIEDQRPGTKKCGHQGGKVLVPSDEQIKRLNAARFQLDVMRVPGIIVARTDAEAANLIDSRADERDQPFLLGATNLNIPSYKSCFLAMVRRFYELGVKELNGHLLYALADSEYAAATAWLERQGIQGLISDAVNARREDGHDSIDDLFDQVESRFVAAWEDDAGLMTYGEAVAEVLAFGESEDEPVDMSPEQWRRFSESASLYAAREKAKELGADPPWDCELAKTPEGYYQIRGGIPYAIAKSLAAAPFADILWMETKTADLADARQFAEAIHAKFPDQMLAYNLSPSFNWDTTGMTDDEMKRFPEELGKMGFVFNFITYGGHQIDGVAAEEFATSLRQDGMLALARLQRKMRLVESPYRTPQTLVGGPRSDAALQASSGRTATTKAMGKGSTQHQHLVQTEVPKKLLEEWLTLWSEHYELGEKLRVQLRPRRAGSDVLVLGIYGNGDEQLANVVFDPIKDRHGRSILTVRDQNTFAEKLRQKRLMTLIHLWLVHRFKADAVYYVTPTEDNLYQTSKMKSHGIFSEVNQEVGEIIVAEVNRPRIEELLKPDRVALRKLITKED, from the coding sequence ATGGCCATCATTGACTCGGACATCGAGGTCCGGACTTCGTTTGAAGACGAGCTGGCTGCCACGCAGCGCTACATGGACGGCCCGCGCTTCGCCGGCATCACCCGCCTCTACACCGCGCGCCAGGTAGTGGAGCAACGCGGCACCATCCCCACCGACTACCCGGTGGCACGCAACGCGGCGGCGGCCTTCTATGACCGGCTGCGCGAACTGTTCGCCGCCAAGAAGAGCATCACCACCTTCGGGCCCTACTCGCCGGGCCAAGCCGTCGCCATGAAGCGGATGGGCATCGAGGGCATCTACCTCGGCGGCTGGGCAACCTCGGCCAAGGGCTCCACCACCGAAGACCCCGGCCCCGACCTCGCGAGCTACCCCCTGAGCCAGGTGCCCGACGACGCCGCGGTACTCGTCCGCGCCCTGCTGACCGCCGACCGCAACCAGCAGTACCAACGGCTGAACATGAGCGAGGCGCAACGAGCCGGCACACCCGCCTACGACTACCGCCCGTTCATCATCGCCGACGCGGACACCGGCCACGGCGGTGATCCGCACGTGCGCAACCTGATCCGGCGCTTCGTCGAGGTCGGCGTGGCCGGCTATCACATCGAGGATCAGCGCCCGGGCACCAAGAAGTGTGGCCACCAGGGCGGCAAGGTGCTCGTGCCCTCCGACGAACAGATCAAGCGGCTCAACGCCGCCCGCTTCCAGCTGGACGTCATGCGCGTGCCGGGCATCATCGTCGCCCGCACCGACGCCGAGGCCGCCAACCTGATCGACAGCCGCGCCGACGAGCGCGACCAGCCCTTCCTGCTCGGCGCCACCAACCTCAATATCCCTTCCTACAAGTCCTGTTTCCTGGCGATGGTCCGGCGCTTCTACGAGCTGGGCGTCAAGGAGCTCAACGGCCACCTGCTCTATGCGCTGGCCGATTCCGAGTACGCCGCCGCCACCGCCTGGCTTGAGCGACAGGGCATCCAGGGCTTGATCTCCGACGCGGTGAACGCGCGGCGGGAGGACGGGCACGACTCGATCGACGACCTCTTCGACCAGGTCGAGTCGCGGTTCGTGGCGGCCTGGGAAGACGACGCCGGGCTGATGACCTACGGCGAGGCCGTCGCGGAGGTGCTCGCGTTCGGCGAAAGCGAGGACGAGCCCGTCGACATGAGCCCCGAACAGTGGCGCAGGTTCTCCGAGTCCGCGTCGCTCTACGCCGCGCGGGAAAAGGCGAAGGAGCTGGGCGCCGACCCGCCGTGGGACTGCGAGCTGGCGAAAACGCCGGAGGGTTACTACCAGATTCGCGGCGGAATTCCTTACGCGATCGCCAAGTCGCTGGCGGCGGCTCCGTTCGCCGACATCCTCTGGATGGAGACCAAGACCGCCGACCTGGCCGACGCCCGGCAGTTCGCCGAGGCGATCCACGCCAAATTCCCCGACCAGATGCTGGCCTACAACCTTTCGCCATCGTTCAACTGGGACACCACCGGCATGACCGACGACGAGATGAAGCGCTTCCCCGAGGAACTCGGGAAGATGGGCTTCGTCTTCAACTTCATCACCTACGGCGGCCACCAGATCGACGGCGTGGCGGCCGAGGAATTCGCCACCTCGCTCAGGCAGGACGGCATGCTGGCGCTGGCTCGCCTGCAGCGCAAGATGCGCTTGGTCGAGTCGCCGTACCGCACCCCGCAGACGCTGGTCGGCGGACCCCGCAGCGACGCGGCGCTGCAGGCGTCCTCCGGGCGCACGGCGACCACCAAAGCGATGGGCAAGGGGTCGACCCAGCATCAGCATCTGGTGCAGACCGAGGTGCCCAAGAAGCTGCTGGAGGAATGGCTGACGCTGTGGAGCGAGCATTACGAGCTCGGCGAGAAGCTGCGGGTTCAGCTGCGGCCGCGGCGCGCCGGTTCGGACGTGCTCGTCTTGGGCATCTACGGCAACGGAGACGAGCAGCTGGCCAACGTCGTGTTCGATCCCATCAAGGACCGCCACGGGCGCAGCATCCTCACGGTGCGTGACCAGAACACCTTCGCCGAGAAGCTGCGGCAGAAGCGGCTGATGACGCTGATCCACTTGTGGCTCGTCCACCGCTTCAAGGCGGACGCTGTCTACTACGTGACGCCGACCGAGGACAACCTGTACCAGACCTCAAAGATGAAGTCCCACGGCATCTTCAGCGAGGTCAACCAGGAGGTCGGCGAGATCATCGTCGCGGAGGTGAACCGCCCGCGCATCGAGGAGCTGTTGAAGCCCGACCGCGTGGCGCTGCGGAAGTTGATCACCAAGGAGGATTAG